The Medicago truncatula cultivar Jemalong A17 chromosome 4, MtrunA17r5.0-ANR, whole genome shotgun sequence genome includes a region encoding these proteins:
- the LOC11440686 gene encoding signaling peptide TAXIMIN 2, translating into MASDQDFCECRPLGFFIGLPFALLSLILSLIGAIIWIIGSILSCCCPCCICCTGLLNVAVCLIKLPVRILRWFVNKIPC; encoded by the exons ATGGCAAGTGACCAAGACTTTTGTGAATGTAGACCTTTGGGTTTCTTCATTGGATTACCCTTTGCTCTATTATCATTAATTTTATCTCTTATAGGAGCAATTATTTGGATTATCGG GTCAATATTGAGTTGCTGCTGTCCTTGTTGCATATGCTGCACAGGATTGCTCAATGTTGCTGTATGTTTGATAAAGCTTCCAGTTCGAATTCTTAGATGGTTTGTTAACAAAATTCCTTGTTAG